CCTAAAATCAAAAAAGTTATTACTGCACTTGGCGTTGGGTCACATTTTGAATTTTGGGGATTTCCAAAAGAAAATGTTATCGAAAAAGACTGGTTTGAAAAAATTGAATTAGATGAAAATCTAACGCTTTATACAACTCCTTCAAGACATTTTTCGGGCAGAAGTTTTAAACGCTGCAACACGCTATGGACTTCATTTGTTCTGCAAGCCAAAGATTTTAAAATGTACTTGGGCGGAGACAGCGGTTACGACAAACATTTTGCCGAAATTGGAGATAAATACGGTCCGTTTGACATTGCTTTACTAGATAATGGTCAGTACAATCAAAAATGGAAATATATTCACAATATGCCCGAGGATGTTATAAAAGCAATTAAAGATCTTAAAGCAAAACGGGTATTTCCTGTGCATTCTTCTAAATTTTCTCTTTCACTGCATGCCTGGGATGAGCCTTTGATTAAAGTTTCTGAACTGAACGCTAATTCTGAAAATCCAGTTCCGTTAATTACGCCAATGATTGGTGAATTAGTCGAACTGAAAAACGAAAAACAAGAGTTTAAACAATGGTGGAAAGGGGTGAATTAATTTTAGATTGCAGATTTTAGATTTTTAGGAAAACCTGAAACTTGAAACAAAAAAACTAAAATACTCCTTTGTCACCCTGAGCGAAGTCGAAGGGCACGCAAAGGTCTTCGACTTCGCTCAGCCTGACAACACTTGAAAACTTAAAAACCTGAGACAAAAAAATGAAACAAAAAATAAACTTATTTATAATATTTTTTTTGCTTGCATCGAATCTCTTTTCGCAAAATACCTATGTCTTTTTAGGATCGTATAATAGAGATAAAACAGCAGAAGCGATTCAGGTTTTTCAATTGGATACTTTAAATGGAAAACTGACAAAAATTACGGCGGTTAAAAACATTGTAAATCCATCTTATTTGACGATTTCTCCTAACGGAAAATATGTTTATGCCTGTACAGATACAAAAACGCCAAATGCGGGAAGTATAACGAGTTTTGAATTTAATCCTGAAAACAAAAGCCTGACATTTTTAAACAGTCAGCGAAGCGGCGGCGAAAATCCGGTTTATGTTACTGTACATAAAAGCGGAAAATGGCTCTCAAATGCAAATTACACAGAAGGAAGTGTTTCAGTTTTTCCGATTTTAGAAAATGGAAAAATCGATTCAATCGCACAGAATTTTCAATATGCTGACGGAAGCACACATAAGGAAAGACAAACAAGATCTCATGTACACTCTGCTGTATTTTCACCTCAATTCGATTATTTATTTTTACCCGATTTAGGAGCCGATAAAATTCGTTGTTATGCTTTTGATGAAAATCTGAAAAAACCTTTGATCGAGACGCAAAATTCGTTTACAAAAACTGATTTAGAAGCCGGACCGCGGCATTTTACTTTTCACCCAAATCAAAAATTTGGTTATTGCATTGAAGAAATGGCCGGACAAATCAGTGTTTATAAGTATGAAAAGGGTGTTTTAAATAAAATTCAGCGTATTGCCACACATACTGATAAAATAAAAGACGGATTTGAAAGCTCTGATATTCATATTTCTCCAGACGGAAAATTTCTGTACGCCACAAACCGCGGCAAAGAAAACAACATTGCCATATTTTTTATAGATGAAAACGGTCTCTTGAAAAACATTGGTTATCAATCGACTTTAGGAAAACATCCGCGAGTTTTTACAATCGATGAAAGTGGTAAATTTCTAATTGCATCAAATGTGATTACAGGAAATGTAATTGTTTTTAGAAGAAATCCTAAAACCGGACTACTTAAAAAAACAGGAAAACAAATAAAAATGGAAAATGTTTCCTGCGTACAGATTAAGAAATACTAACAAAAAAACTAAAAAATGACAACACCATATTTCAATTTACAACCAGATTTTCTGGAAGATGAAATTACAAAATTAGTTCCGTTAAAAGAAAGTGATTTTGAAGAATTGTATAAAGTCGCTTCAGATCCTTTAATTTGGGAACAGCACCCAATGAAAGACCGCTATAAAAAAGAAGTATTTCAGTCTTTTTTTGAAGCCGCTATAAATTCGAAAGGTTCATTTTTAATCTTAGATAAGCAGACAAATGAAATAATGGGCACAACTCGTTATTACGACTATAATCCTGAGAAATCAAGTGTAGCAATTGGATATACTTTTATTTCCAGAAAATATTGGGGCGGTCCTTATAATAATTCAACTAAAAAATTATTGATTGACTATGCATTTCAACATGTAGACTCAATACTTTTTCATATCGGAGCAGAAAATTTCCGTTCACAAAAAGCCGTATCAAAATTAGGCGCAGTAAAAATAAACACTATGGTTGTTAGCAGCAATGGCATAAACATACCGCATTTTGAATATTTATTGAGTAAGAAGTAATTAGTGAAAAGTGATTAGTGAAAAGTAAGATGTAAACAAATTATATTTATCCTCTCAAATTTAACTTCTAACATTTAACTTCTAACATTTAACTTCTAACATTTAACTTCTAACATTTAACTTCTAACATTTAACTTCTCACATTTAACAAAAAAACAAATGAAAAATATCACTGTATTTTGCGGTTCGAGTTTTGGTACCGAAGAAATATATAAAGAACAAGCAGAATTACTGGGAAAAACTCTGGCCAAACAAAATATTGGTTTGGTTTATGGAGGTGCGAACGTAGGTTTAATGGGAGCCGTCGCCGATGGTGCATTGAGCGAAAACGGAACCGTAATTGGTGTTCTTCCTAATTTTTTAAGATCAAAAGAAATCGCACATCAGGGCTTAACAGAATTGATTTTGGTAGAAAGTATGCACGAGCGAAAAACCAAAATGAGTGAGTTATGCGATGGCGTTATTGCACTTCCGGGTGGTTTTGGAACTCTGGAAGAGCTTTTTGAAATGCTTACCTGGGCTCAACTCGGACTTCATAAAAAACCAATTGCTATTTTAAACATTAGCGGCTTTTATGATTCGCTTTTAGAATTACTTGAAACAATGACCGAAAAAGGTCTTTTGAAAGAAGTAAACAAAAACATGCTTTTGGTTAGCGATGATATTGATGATTTATTAGAACAAATGAAAAATTACGTTGCTCCTACTGTTGGAAAATGGATTGATAAGAAAACCTCTTAAATTATAATTATATATATTCGCAATCCGAAAACAAATAAAACCAACCATTAATTCAAAAATGAAAAAACCATTATTGCTACTGCTTTTTATTTTAAGCATGCATTCTTATTCTCAAATAAATTTTGAAAAAGGCTATTTTATAGACAACAATGATAAAAAAACCGAATGTCTTATTAAAAATTTAGACTGGCGTAATAATCCTAATGAATTTGAATACAAATTAGACCTAGAAGATCAATCTCAAAAAATCAATATTACACAGTCGAAAGAATTCGGAATTTATAATGTTTCAAAATACGTAAGACAAACTGTAAATATTGACCGTTCAAGAACAATTTTAAGCGAACTGGATTATGATAAAAGTCCAAAATTCAATGAAGAAAAATTATTTTTGAAAGTTTTAATTGAAGGAAAAGCCAATTTATATCAATATGAAAACTCAGATATCAGCCGTTTCTTTTTTAAGACTGACAATACACCTATTACACAATTAATTTGGAAATCTTATAAAATATCAGATACTGAAATAGGAGAAAACAACACATTTAGAAATCAAATCTATACAGAATTAAAATGTGAAAGTATTAACATTCAAAGCGTTAAATATCTCAATTATAAAAAGACGGATTTATCTAAAATTTTTGCAAAATACAATCAATGTCAAAACTCTGAGTTTACGAATTTTGAAACTACACAAAAGAAAGATTTGTTTAATTTAACTATCAGACCTGGTATCAAGTCTTCAACTTATTCTGCTCAAAATGACATTATGAGTTCATACAATACTAATTTTGGAAACAAAATTGGATTTAGACTAGGTGTAGAAGCTGAGTTTATCATGCCATTTAATAAAAATAAATGGGCAATTATTCTGGAACCAACCTACCAATCTTATAAAGCTGAAAAATTACAGGAAAATATGACGTCAAAAGTTGATTATAGTTCAATCGAAATACCTATTGGAATCAGGCATTATTTTTTCTTAAATAATAATTCAAAAATATTCATCAACGGTCAATATGCTTTAGATTTAACTTTAAATAAAGACGCCTCATTTAAAAGTACTAATGGTCCTGTTAACGAATTAAAAATTGAATCTCCCGGAAGTTTTGCTTTTGGTTTGGGTTACAATTATCAAAAAAGATACAGTGCAGAAATCAGAATGGGGCTTTCCAGAGATCTTTTGGCTAAATACAGCGCATGGTCATCTGATTATAAAAGTGTTTCGCTTATTTTCGGATATACTCTATTTTAAAAAAGAATATTTTATTTCATAAAAGCTTTACAAATTCCTGTAAAGCTTTTTTTATTTCCTAAATTAGGTACTTCAAAATAATACATTTTAAATAGAACCTCTAACGTCGAAAAAAATGAAAACAGAAAACAACAAATTCGCAAAAGCCGAAATGCTGATTCGGAAACCTGTTTCAGAAGTTTTTCAGGCTTTTATTGACCCGGAAATTACCCGCAAGTTTTGGTTTACCAAAGGTTCCGGAAAATTAGAAGAAAATCAAAAAACAGAATGGACGTGGGAAATGTATGGTTTTTCACTTACTGTCAAAACTTTGGTTTTACAGGAAAATAAGAAAATTGTGATTGAATGGGGAAATCCGGATGAAACTACTTTAGTAGAATGGATTTTTACTCCGTTGAATGAAAATGAAACTTTTGTAAGCATCACAAATTCAGGCTTAAAAGGCGATACAGATAAAATAATCGATCAGGTTCGCAATTCAACAGAAGGTTTTACGTTAGTTTTAGCAGGTGCAAAAGCCTATTTAGAGCATAATTTACGATTGAATTTAGTTTTAGACAGATTTCCGAAAGGATTAGCATAGGTTTGGTTTCAGGTTTCAAGTTTTTTTTGTTTCAAGTTAGTCAGAACCTGAAGCCTGAAACTTGAAACAAAAAAATAAAAAGTCATGGACACGAAAAAACCCGAAAACATAGACGAATATATTGGTGGATTTCCGAATGAGGTTCAGGAAATATTGGAAAAAGTGAGAATGACGATTCAAAAAGCAGCTCCTGATGCCAAAGAAAAAATCAGTTATTCGATGCCGGCTTTTGAGCAAAACGGAATCGTGGTTTATTTCGCGGCATTTAAAAATCATATCGGACTTTATGCGTTGCCAAGCGGTCACGAAGCTTTTGCTTCTGAACTTTCTAAATACAAATCAGGAAAAGGTTCTGTTCAGTTTCCTTTAAAAGAAAAAATGCCTTATGATTTAATCACTAAAATTGTGAAATTTAGAGTGAAAGAAAATTTGGAAAAGGCGAAAAAGAAATGAACTTAACCCAACATTACAATCAACTTTACAAAACTTCTAAAGAAGCTATTCTGAGCGGAAATTATATTTTAGATTCAAAAATAAAAGATGTTTCAGATTCTCGTTTTGGAATTACGCTTCTCCTCCGCCCCAGCGAAAAAATAAAAGCTAATATTCAGCTCTTTTTAGACAAATTAAAAAAACTTGATTCTAAACAATATTATTATCCTAATGGAGATATACACGTTACGATAATGTCGATTATTTCGTGTTATGAAGGTTTTAGTTTAGATAAAATTAATATTGAAGATTACATCAAAATCATCGAAAAAAGTCTAGAAAATTTAGGTTCCATTACAATTGGATTTAAAGGTGTTACCGCTTCCAATTCGGCTATTATGATTCAGGGATTTCCTTCTGATGAAACTTTAAATAATCTAAGAGACAAACTTAGGGAGAATTTTAAAAATTCGGCTTTAGAACAAAGTATCGACAGTCGTTATTCTATTTCTACGGCACACTCAACCGTAATGCGTTTTACTGAAAAACTTCAAAATCCTGAAAAATTAATAGAAATTACAGAGCAGTTTCGAGATTATAATTTTGGAGAATTTAAAGTTGAAAAATTAGAATTAGTTTTTAATGATTGGTATCAGAGAGAAGAAAACACAATTCATTTAAAAGATTTTAATTTGTGACGTTTTTTCGTCACGAATTACACTAATTTTCACGAATTAAGTTTAAAAAAAATTACTGTAAATTAGTGTAATTCGTGTCAAACTTATTTTTTAAAAGTTCCGAAATGCCATAAAACTCCAGACGGGTCGTGCAGAAAACATTCGCTTCCCCAATCTAAATGGCGCGTTGGCGTTAATTTTACTCCGTATTTTTCAGTTAAATTTAAGGCTGAGAGTTCCTGATAATAGCGATCTGCATCATCGACTTCCAGAAAAATCATGGTATTTTCAATCCAGTTTTTATCATAATAATCTTGTAGATAAAAAGCCATTTCTCCCGATTTAAAAACGGAGAAATTAGATTCTAAAACTACTTCTTCAAAACCCAGATCACGATAAAAATTTCTTGAGGTTTCGAAATTCTTAGATCCTATAAATGGTCGTATTGATTTTATGTTGTGGTTCATTTTATTCTTTTTGATATTATTTATCAAATCCAAGCTGTTTACGCAAATCAATATTCAAGCTATATTGTTCCTGAATTGGAATGATTTTGCGTAAACTTTTATTTATGTCACTTCCTTCTGCAGTCCATAGAAAAGGGTAAAAATTAAAAACTTCATCACCTTTTAATTTCGAAACTTCTTCTCTCCATCCGTTCCATCTGTTTCCTTCATAAAACTTATCCAAATCATTATTCAAACAAAAACCTATAAATTCAGAGTAGGTAATATCAAGTGATTCGTATTCGAGATTATCAGGAGAGAAATAATAAATTTTACCAACGTCATTACCTAATCCTCCTCCATTCAGCATAAAAAAACCTCCAATTGCATCATCTGCAATTAATAAAAACGAAGGGACTTCTCCAAATTCATTAAACGACTTTCCTTTATTCCAATCAGGAACAGAACGATTAAATTTAGCATTTCCTGAACCCAGAATGCGAATCCATCCACCATCAATTAAAAGTCCGCCGGTATTATAAACAACTGCTCCCAAAATCGAACGGGTTGTAACCTGCGTTTTATATAAGGCCTCTTTTGCTTTTGTTGCATCAACAGGTAAAATTTCTACTTTATTTTTTGCAGTTTTTATCCAATCTTCCACAATAGGCCAGCCTGGGTCATTTGTATCAATAAGCTCTTTAACTTCTTTCATCTTATTTTGTCCAATCGCTGCAAAATTTATTAAAATCAATGCCAGTAATAGAAATCTTTTTATCATTTAATTTAATGTAAATCTTTATCACTTAATTACCCCTTCTTCAAAATACTACCTAAACCACGACCAATCTGTTCAATTGCTTCGATACTTTTTGTTAATGGTGTAGCGGTAAAATCTTCGTAAGCATCCATAGCGCTTTCTTTTCGGTCATCTTGCGGATAAACTAGTATGATGTTATTATCGCTGTAGAATTTTTCGAATTTTTGAGGCAGTCTGTCAAAAATAGAATGATAAGAAACGGAACCTTTTCTCGATAAATTGAAAACGATTAAATCTGTTGGTTTAATTTCATCTGAAATTGCTTCAAAATCATCCCATTCTGTTACGCTTTTAAAACCTAATTTAGCATTCAATCGCAGGTCATTAGCGATCTGCTGAATGGTTTGATGCGTTTTATATTCGGCATAAATTACAATCGGAATGCTTAATTCCTGTGATAACCTGCAGATTTTTTGCAATAAAAGCTGAAATCCTACACCTCTTTCAGAAAATGGCGGGCAAATAAATACCAGCCTTTTTTCTTCAATAAAATTTCGCTGAAATCGGCAGATAAATAAACTTTTATCAACATTATTGATAATCGAATCTACATTTTCTCCAAAAATTTTATCTAAGAAACCTGTTTTTTTCGGCCAGCCGATAATAACGATATCAGACATAATTTCCTTAGAAGTTCTGGCAATTCCGCTCGCTGGATTATGGTCGATTCTGGCAATTGTATTTATTTTTACTTCTGAAGCCGATCCCTGAATGACAAATTTATCGACTGCTTTTTTATATTTCAGAATATTTTTCTCAGCCTGATCGTTATTAGGAACTATCGTTAAAAGTGTTACCGGATTTGACGATTTTTTATCTTTTATTAAAAGAGCAAAATCTAATAAACTGGCTGTCGCCGAAGTTTTTGCCAGCGGAATTAAAATATGTTCGTCTAAAATTTGATCATTTCCTTCTTTTTCATGCGAAATCTCTTCTTCGCAAATTGCAATTTTTTTAGCTGCTTTTTCTGTTGCAAAAGAGGCCACAATACACGTTATCAGAATTAAAATAATGGTTCCGTTTAAAATATTTTCATCCAGAATCTTGGCTTTAAAACCTACTAAAATCACAGCCAGAGTTGCGGCGGCATGCGCACTGCTTAATCCAAAAATAAGCTGTCTTTCTGTTTTGGTATATTTAAACACAATTTGAGCAAAAAAGGCCGCAATCCATTTTCCAAAAATAGCCACAACACTCAAAGTTCCCGCTACAATTAAAGCCGTTGGTCCACTTAAAATAACGCTAATGTCAACCAGCATTCCTACTGATATCAGGAAAAACGGAATAAATAATGAATTCCCTATAAACTCAATTCTGTTCATTAAAGCCGATGAATGCGGAATTAAAGGGTTTAAAGCCAAACCGGCAACGAAAGCGCCAATAATAGGTTCTACTCCTGCTACTTCTGCCAAAAATGCGGCAAAGAAAACGACAGATAATACAAAAATATAATGGGCGTGTTTTTCACTTTCTAACTTCTTAAAAAACCATTTGGCGATTCTCGGAATCAGTAAAAACATTATGGCTGAGAAAATGGCCAGCGAAACTCCTAACTTAATCCAGAAAGCCTGATTTAAATTTCCCTGACTGCTTCCCATAATTACGGCCAGAATAATCAAAACGGCTGTATCGGTTAAAATTGTCCCTCCAACAGTTATAGCAACTGCCTGATTTTTTGCAATTCCGAGTTTGCTCACAATCGGATAAGCGACCAGAGTGTGCGTTGCAAACATACTTGCTGTTAAAAAACTGGCGTTAAAATCATATTTCAGCAAATAAAAACAAACCGGAAAACCAATGGAAAGCGGGAAAATAAACGTGAAAAAACCAAATAATAAACTCTTGTTTCTGTTGGCTTTAAACTCGTTCATATCTAATTCTAGTCCGGCAATAAACATAATATACAGCAGACCAATCGTTGAAAATAAATCTACGGCAGAGTTTTTCGCCAGAATATTTAATCCGTGCGGACCAATAATAACTCCTGAAATAATTAATCCGATAATTCCCGGAATATTTATTTTTTTAAGTAAAATCGGCGACAGCAGGATAATGAAAAGTATAAGCGAAAAAATCAATACCGGATTGCTGAGAGGTAATTCAAATTCGTGTAAAAAATGCTTGAAAAATTCTATCATAATGTAATTTTATCTTTTTGTGGTATTCTAAAATTTTCGTAAAAAGACATTGGTAGAATTAAAACGAAATTAACTGAAGTTTCGGTTAATTTTAAATTCTGGGTAATTAAAAGAAACAGCAGATTTAGATGGTTGCATCTTTACAAAAATACCGAAAAAAGGTTAACTTTTTACGAAAACGCCATATTAAGGAATTAAATTTATTTCGTTGCCGAATTATTAAAATTTAATATCTTTTTTAACAAATATGCAAGATTAACATTCGAATATAACTCTTCATTGCATTATTCAATTATCTTTGTCTTAACAAAAATTGAACAATGGAAGAATGTATCTCTGTTTTTGATATGCTTAAAATTGGCGTTGGTCCCTCAAGTTCACATACTTTGGGTCCATGGAGAGCCGCAGAACGCTTTTTAGAAGAGTTAAAAAGTGAGTCTATTTTAGATCAGGTTACCCGTGTAAAAGTCGATTTGTACGGTTCTCTTTCTTTAACCGGAAAAGGACACGCTACAGATTTGTCTGTTATGCTGGGCTTAAGCGGTCAGGATCCTGAATATATTCCGGTTGAGAATATTGCCGGAATTATTAAAACTATCGAAGACACAAACGAGATTAATCTCGCAAACGAATATAAAATTCCGTTTTATTTTCTTCAGGACATTGTTTTCAATAAAGACTTTCTTCCTTTTCACGCGAATGGCTTAAAATTTACGGCTTATAAAAATGATGATTCTCAATATGAATCGACTTTTTATTCAATCGGCGGTGGTTTTGTAGTGAAAGAAGAGCGTGAAAATGCCAAAATAAAAGAAGTTATAAAATGTGCCTTTCCGTTTCCAATTCAAAATGCGGTTGAGCTTTTAAATTATACCATCTCAGAGAACAAATCGATTTCTGAAATTGTGTATGAAAATGAAAAATCAATGCGTTCTGAAGAAGTAATTCATTCCGAATTAATGCGTATTTGGAACACCATGCTGGAATGCATGTACATAGGATGTCATTCAGAAGGAATTCTTCCTGGCGGGTTACATGTTCGCAGACGCGCTTTTGATATGCATCAAAATTTAATTGGCTTATCAAATTACACTGATCCGCAGTCCTGGCTTCAGGAAATTAGAAAAACCGAAGTAAAATTTCGCCAGATTTTAAAATGGGTAAGCTGTTTTGCATTGGCCGTAAATGAAGTAAATGCTTCGCTAGGACGTGTAGTTACGGCTCCTACTAACGGAAGTGCCGGCGTAATTCCGGCGGTTTTGATGTATTATATGGTGATCGAAAACCATAATGCAGGCGAAAAAGAAATCAAACAATTTTTGATGGTTGCCGGCGAAATTGGAAGTATCTTTAAAAAAGGTTCTACCATTTCTGCAGCAATGGGCGGATGTCAGGCAGAAATTGGCGTTTCGTCGTCGATGGCAGCAGCAGCACTTTGCGAATTAATGGGCGGAACTCCGGCTCAGGTTTTAATGGCTGCCGAAATTGCAATGGAACATCATTTAGGTTTAACCTGCGACCCAATCGGCGGTTTGGTGCAGATTCCGTGTATTGAAAGAAATACCATGGGCGCTATAAAAGCCATAAACGCAGCCGAACTTGCTCTTGAAACCGATTCTAAAAATGCAAAAGTTCCTCTTGATAAAGTGATTGGCACAATGTGGGAAACAGCAAAAGATATGAATTCTAAATACAAAGAAACTTCAGAAGGTGGTCTTGCCATTGCAGTAAACATGGCAGATTGCTAAAATTTAAAAAAATATTAGCCACAGATTAAAATCTTTTGAATCCTTTTAATCTGTGGCTAAAACTTCTCTAAGAATTATTTTTTCATGAAAAAACTTTACTTTCTAATTGCATTATTTCTTTCACTTCTATCACATTCACAGGAAACCTATTTTATTAATTCAGATACTCGTTTGTATACCAGTACAAATACCTCTGATTTTTTAGGTTATTTTAAATATGGGGCTCAGGTACAACTGTTATCTGACAGCAAAAATGGCTGGTACAAAGTCAAAGCTGATAATTTTTCTGAAGGATATGTTCCGGCTAAATTCATTTCTACATCTTTAAATGCGGGTGATATAAAAACCGTAGACCCGGAAAATCCCATTCTTTTTGGCGGAGATCATTATCATGGCAGTAATCACCTTTTTATATTAGCTGCGGGCTTAAAAGCCAGAGCGCTTCCTGACAGAAATTCAAAGGTTAGAGAAATTTTATTTACCGGCGATGCTGTTTCTATTGATTATCTTCCAAAAGATGAAAATGAATGGGTTAACCTATCCGGTGGTTTTAAGGAAGAATACATAATGTTTACGTTAAGAAAATTTGTTGGAAAAAGACCTAACATGAACGCTTTACTCAAAGATTTTGACAAATTAGATGTAAACAATATTCCGGATCGCAAAACAATCAGTGAACGCATTGTTGAATTAGCATGGAATAGTGATAAAACAACTTTAACACCGGCTTATCAACGTTATTATGAAGTTGTAAAACAATTAAATGATCCTAAACTTCTTGCTGAAACCGAATTGAACATGGCTATAGTCAAAGGTTTGATGAAATCTAAAACAGCAGAACAAATTATTGCCTTCTCCAAAAAAGCCGAATTCAGTTTAAAAGGCACCAAAACAAAATCCTTTTATTTATCGCAGACAGAATTAGTAAAGATATTTGGAAAACCCGCTAAAAAAGCCAATATCAGTGATGAATGCGGTATTTACCTAAGTGATTTATTTTATTATTATCCTGATTTAGAAACTTCTGTTGATGAAAAGAAAAATCAGGCTGAAATAGTTAAGGTTTACATTAACGAAAACAACAAGCTTATCATAAATGCCAATTCAGTTTTAGATAATTCGGTGTCCGAAAAAGCTTTCATTGAGAAATACGGAACTTATATCGACGCTTCGTTAAAATCACCGCATCATTATGCTATCATGATGGAAGACAGTCAATTTAGAATCGAATTTAAAGACGGAAAATTATTTTCTGTCGAAATATTCTTTTATTGCTGATTCCCTTTTTACAATTATTCAATACTTTTACATTATCAAAAAAACTTAAAATGTCAGTAGCAAAAAAAGATTATAAAAGAATCACAACAAAGTCATTAATTGAAATGAAAAGCAACGGAGAAAAAATCTCTATGCTTACGGCGTATGATTATACAATGGCTAAAATTGTTGATACTGCCGGAGTCGACGTGATTTTGGTGGGAGATTCTGCTTCAAATGTTATGGCGGGCCATGAAACGACTTTGCCAATTACTTTAGATCAAATGATATATCACGCTTCATCTGTAGTTCGCGCTGTAGAAAGAGGTTTAGTTGTAGTCGATTTACCTTTCGGAAGTTATCAGTCTGACCCAAAAGAAGCTTTACGTTCTGCTATCAGAATTATGAAAGAAAGCGGCGGACATGCGGTAAAACTTGAAGGCGGAAAAGAGATTAAAGAATCAATCAAAAAAATATTAAATGCCGGGATT
The sequence above is a segment of the Flavobacterium sp. genome. Coding sequences within it:
- a CDS encoding lactonase family protein — translated: MKQKINLFIIFFLLASNLFSQNTYVFLGSYNRDKTAEAIQVFQLDTLNGKLTKITAVKNIVNPSYLTISPNGKYVYACTDTKTPNAGSITSFEFNPENKSLTFLNSQRSGGENPVYVTVHKSGKWLSNANYTEGSVSVFPILENGKIDSIAQNFQYADGSTHKERQTRSHVHSAVFSPQFDYLFLPDLGADKIRCYAFDENLKKPLIETQNSFTKTDLEAGPRHFTFHPNQKFGYCIEEMAGQISVYKYEKGVLNKIQRIATHTDKIKDGFESSDIHISPDGKFLYATNRGKENNIAIFFIDENGLLKNIGYQSTLGKHPRVFTIDESGKFLIASNVITGNVIVFRRNPKTGLLKKTGKQIKMENVSCVQIKKY
- a CDS encoding GNAT family N-acetyltransferase, with protein sequence MTTPYFNLQPDFLEDEITKLVPLKESDFEELYKVASDPLIWEQHPMKDRYKKEVFQSFFEAAINSKGSFLILDKQTNEIMGTTRYYDYNPEKSSVAIGYTFISRKYWGGPYNNSTKKLLIDYAFQHVDSILFHIGAENFRSQKAVSKLGAVKINTMVVSSNGINIPHFEYLLSKK
- a CDS encoding MBL fold metallo-hydrolase, translating into MITFLILLLVIVLIVYNFLQHPKFGKKPSGERLALIEKSPQYKNGKFENQSFTPDLAEGESFIGVLFEFLFKKVDRKVPTDLIPSIKTNLLELPLDQDVLVWFGHSSYYIQLEGKRFLIDPVFSGNASPISGTTKSFKGSDIYTADDIPEIDYLLITHDHYDHLDYKTILELKPKIKKVITALGVGSHFEFWGFPKENVIEKDWFEKIELDENLTLYTTPSRHFSGRSFKRCNTLWTSFVLQAKDFKMYLGGDSGYDKHFAEIGDKYGPFDIALLDNGQYNQKWKYIHNMPEDVIKAIKDLKAKRVFPVHSSKFSLSLHAWDEPLIKVSELNANSENPVPLITPMIGELVELKNEKQEFKQWWKGVN
- a CDS encoding DUF2625 domain-containing protein, with amino-acid sequence MIKRFLLLALILINFAAIGQNKMKEVKELIDTNDPGWPIVEDWIKTAKNKVEILPVDATKAKEALYKTQVTTRSILGAVVYNTGGLLIDGGWIRILGSGNAKFNRSVPDWNKGKSFNEFGEVPSFLLIADDAIGGFFMLNGGGLGNDVGKIYYFSPDNLEYESLDITYSEFIGFCLNNDLDKFYEGNRWNGWREEVSKLKGDEVFNFYPFLWTAEGSDINKSLRKIIPIQEQYSLNIDLRKQLGFDK
- a CDS encoding DUF1801 domain-containing protein, giving the protein MDTKKPENIDEYIGGFPNEVQEILEKVRMTIQKAAPDAKEKISYSMPAFEQNGIVVYFAAFKNHIGLYALPSGHEAFASELSKYKSGKGSVQFPLKEKMPYDLITKIVKFRVKENLEKAKKK
- a CDS encoding TIGR00730 family Rossman fold protein; amino-acid sequence: MKNITVFCGSSFGTEEIYKEQAELLGKTLAKQNIGLVYGGANVGLMGAVADGALSENGTVIGVLPNFLRSKEIAHQGLTELILVESMHERKTKMSELCDGVIALPGGFGTLEELFEMLTWAQLGLHKKPIAILNISGFYDSLLELLETMTEKGLLKEVNKNMLLVSDDIDDLLEQMKNYVAPTVGKWIDKKTS
- a CDS encoding VOC family protein → MNHNIKSIRPFIGSKNFETSRNFYRDLGFEEVVLESNFSVFKSGEMAFYLQDYYDKNWIENTMIFLEVDDADRYYQELSALNLTEKYGVKLTPTRHLDWGSECFLHDPSGVLWHFGTFKK
- a CDS encoding SRPBCC family protein → MKTENNKFAKAEMLIRKPVSEVFQAFIDPEITRKFWFTKGSGKLEENQKTEWTWEMYGFSLTVKTLVLQENKKIVIEWGNPDETTLVEWIFTPLNENETFVSITNSGLKGDTDKIIDQVRNSTEGFTLVLAGAKAYLEHNLRLNLVLDRFPKGLA
- a CDS encoding mutarotase, with translation MNLTQHYNQLYKTSKEAILSGNYILDSKIKDVSDSRFGITLLLRPSEKIKANIQLFLDKLKKLDSKQYYYPNGDIHVTIMSIISCYEGFSLDKINIEDYIKIIEKSLENLGSITIGFKGVTASNSAIMIQGFPSDETLNNLRDKLRENFKNSALEQSIDSRYSISTAHSTVMRFTEKLQNPEKLIEITEQFRDYNFGEFKVEKLELVFNDWYQREENTIHLKDFNL
- a CDS encoding tRNA modification GTPase, encoding MKKPLLLLLFILSMHSYSQINFEKGYFIDNNDKKTECLIKNLDWRNNPNEFEYKLDLEDQSQKINITQSKEFGIYNVSKYVRQTVNIDRSRTILSELDYDKSPKFNEEKLFLKVLIEGKANLYQYENSDISRFFFKTDNTPITQLIWKSYKISDTEIGENNTFRNQIYTELKCESINIQSVKYLNYKKTDLSKIFAKYNQCQNSEFTNFETTQKKDLFNLTIRPGIKSSTYSAQNDIMSSYNTNFGNKIGFRLGVEAEFIMPFNKNKWAIILEPTYQSYKAEKLQENMTSKVDYSSIEIPIGIRHYFFLNNNSKIFINGQYALDLTLNKDASFKSTNGPVNELKIESPGSFAFGLGYNYQKRYSAEIRMGLSRDLLAKYSAWSSDYKSVSLIFGYTLF